GGCGCGGGGGGTTGCGGATTGGAAGTCGGTTTCGCTTCCGCTACTGCTGTGGCTGTGGGGTTGATTTCAGCGGGCGTTGAGTTGGACTGCCGCGCCATGTCTGTTTCAGTCAGACGTCGCTGCCACCACCAGCCACCCAGGCCGCCCAGCAACAGTAACATGCCGAAAGCGAAGGCTGGCGCTCCCAGGCGCTCAAACACCAGCTTCGGCCAAAGCATGCGAAAATGTTTCCACCAGGCGACGGGCCTAGCCGGGCGGCTGGCTGGCAATTCGTTGGCCAACGCGTGTTGAAGCGCGGTCAGTTCCTGCATTTCCTGCGCACAAAACTCACAGACGGCCAAGTGATTGTCGGCGATTTCGCGCTCAACGCTTTCCAGGTTGTTCGCCACATATCCGGCCAGCCGCTCGTAATCCAAGTGCGCGGGCTGCCATTCATGCGTGTCTGGCGCATTCGTGTTTAACTCATTCGTGCCCGGCAATGACAGTGCTTGGTTATGCAACTTGGTCACCGCTTCCTGGCAGGCCGCGCACTCCGCCAAATGTGCAAACAACTGCGCTAGCGGGCGAGGCGCGTTGCCTAGCGCCAGCTTGCGCGAAATTAGATAGACTTGCTCTTGTGGTGATAAATGCGCGGACATCTAATTTTGTTGGCGACCGTTACTGTCCTGTTTACTGTGCGTCTTTTGGCAACGAATGAAGATGGGCAGGACGGCACGATATTGTGCGCCCGCGTTTTTACTCGGTTTCAGAACTTCAAATCGTTGAACTTGCGCCACAAGCGTTCGCGCGCGGAACGCCGCAAATTAATCACTTGCTGCCGCGTCAGCCCCAGCCGTGTGGCAATCGTCAAATCATCCAGCGGCAGGTGCGGCCACAAGGCCGCCAATTCCGCTTCCTCCAAGGCCAACGCGGCGGCCAGTTCCGCGAAGGTGGCCACCCCGGTGAACACCAGCAGGTCAGTCGCACTGCCGCCGCCCTCGTCACGCAGGTTGAGTAACAGCGCGGCACAATGACGCGGCGACATCTGGCGAATTTCCGCCCACAGCCGCTGCAAATAATGGCGCTGGGTCAGCGTCTCGGCCAGCGTCACAGCCAGGTCGGGGCTGGCCTCGGCCAACTCTTGCATCCAAGCCGCAGAGTCGCGCTCGGCCTCTCTGTTTGGCAGACCATTGAGCGGCGTTTGGTCTTTAACGCCGCAAAGAATCGCCATCACGCTGACCAATTCATCCAATTCAATTGGCTGACCAATGTGCGAGAGGACGGTTTGCGTAATGTTGCTCAGACCGGCGGCATCGCGCGTTAAGGTCAATTGCTGAGTTGCCGCAAACGCCTGTGGATCATCCAGGAGCGCGGCCAATTTGGATTGACTGCGGGTAGCCGCAGGCACTTTTTGGGCTTGCCAGGGAGCCAAACCAGCCAGCCACTGCCCGCGCGCACTTTGCCAAAGGGCAAATTCGGGCTTTTGGCTGAGCAAAAACCGCAGTTTGTTTTTCAGGCTATAGCGTTTGGGGTACTTGCGCCGCAGGTATTCATAACAAGCGCGGTAGGCCGTGACCGCGACATAACTGCGTAAATTCCGAATCCCCTTTTTGGCTGGAGCAGCGCGCATTTCGCCCAGCCGCGTCAAGAGATGGACACGTATTTCGCTGCAAACATCTTCGCTCTCATTCGCCTGTGTGGAAGACGAAACCCGCCCCAACGCGTCGAAAAAAACGCGGAACTGATAGCCGACAATCTCGCGAATCAGCGGCTCTACCTGTTCGTGCAACAGCCGCTCAAGAATGGCCGTTGCTTGTGGTTCGCTCGCGGCCTCGAGCCACTGCCGAAGTTCACTGTCAATGACCTGCGCATTCTCCGTCATCTGCGCATGCTCCAAACTCGCGCCTGTTTTTCCTCCCATCAAACTCTTCGCCTTATCACGCCTCTCTACTGCTGTTGCCTCCCGCCGTTGGAAAGCGCCGTATGCTCGCCTCACGCTTGCGAAACACCTCCAAGATAATCCAAGTGTGTGGATTGCGGGGGAAGAATATTTTTTCAGGTCGCGCCAATATCCGCGGCCGTTGCGCTCATCCTGCTGCCAGTCACGTATTTTTTCCAAGCAGCAATATCAAGCAACTCCACGCATCTTTATAGCTCGGATTACGCGCTCCCCACCAGCGCTCGCGGCTGAGTGTAGCCCCCATCACCACCACAACCATGCCGCCAGACCCAGTTTGCGGCGCACCCGCGCGAACGTGAGGATGCTTATCCGCATTCCCCACCTTGCGCCTGCGCGCTGCGCCGCAATAGAACGCTGTCGCGCAACCAGCCGGAGGATCACTCCTGTCAGGGACAGCGCATCCGCAGCAGGGCACCGTTCCCCGCGCCCGCTGCCGGTTTAGTTCAATGGCTCTTGCTGGCCAGCGATTAGCCAATCTGGAACAGCCAACCTGGAACAGCCAACCCATTTTTGCCCCCTGCAAACAAAACGGACAGGAGTGGAACGAATGCCGGGCCTGGGCAAGCGAAGCGGCCCCACACATTCGTCCAATCCTGTCCGTGATTTGTTCTGCGCAATAGGTTGGCTTTGGCGCGCCGGAGCTACAGCTTGGTTACATCTTCAACAAGCTGAGATTGCCGGAAATCGAAGACATCTTGACGTGCCGTGAACCGTTGCCAAGGCGTCCCCGCGCGCTGCGGCCCGGGCCATATTCTTTCTTTTCGATCTGAATCGGGAAGTCGCTACGCAAATCGCCGCTCAGGGCCGACATCTCGACATCCGCATCCAGATTACCCGGCACGCGCACGGTCACATTGCCACTGACCGAACCGAAATCCATATTGCCCGCGCTTTCCAGCCGCACAATTTCGACCTGCACGTTGCCGCTGGTAGATTTGGCGTTGACCGTGCCGGCGACTTCGCCGACTTCGACATTGCCGCTGACTGAATTGGCGGTGACATTGCCCACCGCGCCTTTGATGACGACGCTGCCGCTGACTGATTTGGCGCGCAGTTCGCCCGTGACATTCGAGACTTCGACATCGCCGCTGACGCTGCTGAAACTGTCGAACCGATAGTTGATGCGGCGCGGCACCTTCACTTCAAAGTTCACGCTGACGTGGCAATTGCAACGTTCGGGATAACGGTCACGCACTTCGACGCGGTTGCTGGTGCTGTTGTCCTCGATGGTGACGAGGTCACGGTCGCGGCCTTTTTTGGTGGCGGTGACGACGATCACTTCACCGTCATAGCCCAGCACCGTGACGTTGCCGGAAACCGCGCGGATATTGACCACGCCTTCCGGCCCGAGTTGATAGGTCTGTTGAAAGTCCTGCGCGCTGGCGGCCAGTGTGAGTGCGGCGAGCCAGAAGGCGGCGAGCGCAACGAAACGCAAAGGGGTAAATTTCATAAACAAATTCCTTTCCATCCTGGTTAAAGCCAGGGTCAAAGTCTTGGTCAAAGTTGATCGTGTTTGCTGCTTGCGTCGGGTAAGTGTGTGACGGGCAGGAAAGGTTTCAAGGGCAGGCTGAAAATTACTGACGCGGCTAGAAAGCACTCAACGTGTGCGGGTAAGGTCACAGCAGCGGTGACGGGCGTTGCAGGGCGTTGGGTTTCAACTCAGGCGCAAGAGGCATCCCTTATCCAGCCCAGCATAACTGTCCTCCAAGCGTAGCCACGCGTGACAGCTACACCGGGCCAGAAAGGGCACGGCTTAAGTAGGCAGGGCGAACCCGCGAAGCTCGCAACGACCACAGCCAAGATGCATTGCCACGCGGTTTCCCCAATGCACTGACTGTTATTCCCAAAGCCGCACCCACCCAAAAAATTTGCCAGGATTTTTAACGTTGCATGAAGTGGAACCGGTTGCGGCAAAAAAATGTGGTGGGGCTCACCCCACATTGAGCCCCACCCTCTGCCGAAGCGGGCCAAATCCCCAGTGAACCCGCTCCAGTGCAGAGACAATTAAAACTATTGCCACCGCAGGTTAAACGCCAGCGTCAACGCTGTTCCCATCCATCACCCTGGCCTTCTTCCCACAGTGAAACAATCGTGTTGACAGGTATAAGGTACGGGCTGATGCGTTCAGCGTCTATACGTAGACTTACCTGATTTCAACCCGTTTACGCCCGTTCAAAGAACGGCGGCTGACTGTGAATGAAATCTTGTTGTAAATATTTCGGTGCTGGTAAAAGGAGGCTGCGCGGCGTCTTTTCAGCAGGCAAGGATGCCTGCGCTCCCAGGGGGCAGCCCCGAATTTTTTACAGGGAGAATAAAATTGACGGCCAGGCAGACTGGCCCGCCGGTTTCGCAGCCAAACAAGGCTGACGAACAGCGCTGTCCGGCGTAACAACGAGCGGAAACCGAGGGGCCAGTCAAGGAGCCTGAACCGTCTGGGGGAGTAAGCCAAAAATGCGGCCTTAAAACAGGGCGCGTTTCTCTTTCCGCGCCTCGGCAGGCAACAGGCTGGTTAAACGCTCCCGCCTGCCAAAGAGAAACGCGCCCTGTTTTAAGGCCGGACAAAAGTTCAATGTCCACTGCGTTGGCGCACGCGTTCAATGGCTGGCCAAAGTTCGGCGAACATATTCGCCTTGTCCACAAACTCATCCGCGCCCGCCGCCAAGGTCACGCCGCGAAAAGCGCTGGCTTCGAGCAAGGTCAAGGCAATGATGTTGGTTTGGGGTAACAGGGCGCGCAATTGCGGAATCAACCGCAAGCCATCCAGGTCGCGCATATGCAAATCCACCAGGATCACATCCGGCTGCAAAGTTTCGGCTTGCGCCAAACCATCCAAACCGCCCACAGCCGTCCCCGCCACCACCAAGCCCGGCAATGTTCTTAAAAATTTGTCCGCCACGCGGCGAAAGGTTGGATTGTCGTCTACCAATAACACCGAGACGCTCGCTTTAGCCATAAACCACCGCCTGAATAGGTTGGCACAAATGCCAAGGGGAGTTCACCGTTTGGCGAACTCCCCTCAGACTTGGGTTACAAGAGCGCTCCCCAACGCTCTTCTCCCGTTGAACAGCAGTGCCGGTCGTCCCCTACCTGCACTCCTGCTGAAGCCGTTCAGCAAAGCAGTCGGCAAAGTCGGCTTCAACTCTGCGCGTCTGTTTGTTTGGTGTTCGCACTGCCAAACACGGCGCATCATAGGGATTCAGCACAAGCTTGCCTATACGTAGAAATACTGGTTTTCTTGCGAAAATGGCGTGGGCTGCGCGTTTACTGTTTAACCGCCGCCCAGGCTGTTGCTTGCAGCAGTTCAATCTCGGCGGGCGTCAAGCCTTTCAATTCGCTGGCAATGCCCACGGGCGCTTGACTGAACAGTATGGCGAAGAAAACGCAGGCGGCGAGATATGAACCCGCCAGTGTGGGATGGCTTTGATCTTTGTCGTGCAAGACAGGTTGCGCCTGGTCGCGGAGGAAGCTTTGCCATGCCGTGCCAACCGGGATGATGGTGGCTCTCAGTTCCTCACCAATGGTTGTGTAAGCAGCAGTGATTGCCGCTTGCATCCCCGGCGCGTTCTGCCGCGCCCACGTTAAATACAGCGCGGTTTTAGCGCCGGAGTCTTTGATCACTTGATCAAAGAGCCGGATGTTCTCGTGCATACGGCTCGGATTTTTGACGGGCAAGGTGCTTTGCTCCTGCAAGACGACGTAATCGTAACGCGCTTGCTGAATTTCGTTTTGCGCCGCGCCCTTGTTCCAATGCATGCGCAACGAAGCGCCGCCTGCCTGAATCAACCGGTGTTCAAACTGCTGGCCGCGCGCGGCGGCCAACTGTGCAATCAACCCAGGCACATCATTGCGCCCCGTAAAGCTGTTGCCGATAAATAAAGCCTTGACCGGTTTCGTCTGTGAATGTTTCGCCATCGTCTTTTCCATGCGCGGCGCGAACCAACGGCGGCGCGTATAAAAACCACGCACCGCCGTGCGCTGTCGTTGATTACTGCTTCGCTTCGAGCCGCGCGCGCAACTGCGCCTCTTGCTCACGAAGTTCGGGCGTGAATTCATCGCCAAAATCCGCCGCATCAAAAATCTGGCGAATCTCGACTTCGCCATCTTCGTTGTCCGGGTTGGGAATGCGTTTGGCCCATTCAATCGCTTCGTCCAGCGACTTCGTCTGCCAAATCCAGAATCCGCAGATCAGCTCCCGCGTCTCGATGAAAGGGCCATCCGTCACGAGATATTTTCCGCTCGCGCATTTCACCCGCGCGCCTTTCGAGCTTGGATGCAAACCTTCGCCCGCCAGCATCACGCCCGCCTTCACCAACGCTTCGTTAAACTGGCCCATCTCGGTGAGCAGTTGCTGACTCGGCATCACGCCCGCCTCGGTTTTTTCATTCGCTTTGATCAAAACTACAAATTTCATCGTGTTCTCCTTCTGCTTTTTTTAGTTGGAACGAGACCGCCAAGCAAAACGCCTTTGGCTTTCCCTCGTTCTGCCAGTGTGTCGAATGGCGTAGCGAGAATTCGACAGACCGGCTGATTATTTTTTTGGGAACGCACTTATTTTGCAGCGCGCACATTCAAGATCACGCGCCGGTAAGAAGTCAGCGCAGGCGCGCCGTTATCTGTGACCGTTAGGATGATATGCGCGACGCCCGTCGGGCACGACCGGTTCATCGGCAACCACATTGGCCGGCACGTGGTGGTCGCCGTCACTGTGGCCTTGGCCGTATTACCTTGCGCAATGGTCACGCCCGCCAGAGCAGTCACACGTGACACAAAGCCTGCCTCTTCGTAATGGAACCATTGGTAGCCGAGTTTGTTGCCATCCGGGTCACGCGTGGCGCTGGCATCCAGCGTAATGGG
This portion of the Acidobacteriota bacterium genome encodes:
- a CDS encoding response regulator transcription factor, whose protein sequence is MAKASVSVLLVDDNPTFRRVADKFLRTLPGLVVAGTAVGGLDGLAQAETLQPDVILVDLHMRDLDGLRLIPQLRALLPQTNIIALTLLEASAFRGVTLAAGADEFVDKANMFAELWPAIERVRQRSGH
- a CDS encoding YciI family protein, which encodes MKFVVLIKANEKTEAGVMPSQQLLTEMGQFNEALVKAGVMLAGEGLHPSSKGARVKCASGKYLVTDGPFIETRELICGFWIWQTKSLDEAIEWAKRIPNPDNEDGEVEIRQIFDAADFGDEFTPELREQEAQLRARLEAKQ
- a CDS encoding SGNH/GDSL hydrolase family protein, whose translation is MAKHSQTKPVKALFIGNSFTGRNDVPGLIAQLAAARGQQFEHRLIQAGGASLRMHWNKGAAQNEIQQARYDYVVLQEQSTLPVKNPSRMHENIRLFDQVIKDSGAKTALYLTWARQNAPGMQAAITAAYTTIGEELRATIIPVGTAWQSFLRDQAQPVLHDKDQSHPTLAGSYLAACVFFAILFSQAPVGIASELKGLTPAEIELLQATAWAAVKQ
- a CDS encoding DUF4097 family beta strand repeat protein, which codes for MKFTPLRFVALAAFWLAALTLAASAQDFQQTYQLGPEGVVNIRAVSGNVTVLGYDGEVIVVTATKKGRDRDLVTIEDNSTSNRVEVRDRYPERCNCHVSVNFEVKVPRRINYRFDSFSSVSGDVEVSNVTGELRAKSVSGSVVIKGAVGNVTANSVSGNVEVGEVAGTVNAKSTSGNVQVEIVRLESAGNMDFGSVSGNVTVRVPGNLDADVEMSALSGDLRSDFPIQIEKKEYGPGRSARGRLGNGSRHVKMSSISGNLSLLKM